One Tissierellales bacterium genomic window, AACTTTATAAAAAATATCATCATTTTGCAGATATCATTGTAGCTGATGCTTTATATTGTAAATCTACTTGGATTAAAGAAGTTCTATCAATAGGTATGGATGCAGTGGTAAGGGTTAAAGATGAAAGACTCAATATTGTAAAAGATGCGTTAGCTATTTTTAAATGCCGTAAGGCAAATAAAGAATGGATTATAAAGCAAGGGGGCAAAAGCTATACTAAAATTAAAGCCTGGGATGAGGATGGCTTTGAAATGTCGGATTCGGGTATATATGTGAGATTTATAAGATTTAAAGAAGAAATCCATGTTGGAGATAAGGTAGAATTAAAGGAAGGCTGGATTATTACTACAGATAAAGTTACTTCAGTAGAAACTCTATGGAAGATTATGCATAAAAGATGGGATATTGAGAATAATGCTTTTCACCAACTAAAAACGCACTGGCATTTGAATCATTGTTTTCTTCATAGCCCTACGGGTGTAGAAACTGTATTCATGTTTATAATATTAGCATTCAACCTAATGCAGTTGTATTTTTTTCGATGTCTTAGAAGTTTTAGAAAAAAGAATATGCTTCAAATAGATATTATTGAAGATATGAGAGATGAAAGGTTTATAATTGAAGATAATTGGAATAATCCATTATTTTTGAAAACATAATTTTAAAATAAAATTGGAAATTATGTTTTGGGTTTTCTTGGGGTA contains:
- a CDS encoding transposase, whose translation is MNKSYLKQMLTYINKVYHIGEKINRLKDKRIKYSIELSTITFVVLLGFMLQIESFNRLNHWLKKRKFKKLLPKRTKTPKIDAIRDCLSEFDLDGLKEMHSNVIRTTIKNKVFRGGTIDRLKVVAIDGVELFESTNKCCENCLTRVQKDGITHYFHSSVVCTTIGSDPHIILGQEMLEPKRDGSNKDEGEITGGKRLIKKLYKKYHHFADIIVADALYCKSTWIKEVLSIGMDAVVRVKDERLNIVKDALAIFKCRKANKEWIIKQGGKSYTKIKAWDEDGFEMSDSGIYVRFIRFKEEIHVGDKVELKEGWIITTDKVTSVETLWKIMHKRWDIENNAFHQLKTHWHLNHCFLHSPTGVETVFMFIILAFNLMQLYFFRCLRSFRKKNMLQIDIIEDMRDERFIIEDNWNNPLFLKT